TTTTGATTTTAAGAGGTTTGGATCGGTTCGAGCAATTTATAACATTTTTTGTAATTACAAAACGCAAACAACCGCTAATAACCGCAAAAAAATACGTTTGTGGATGGTAACAGAAAAACCAGGTAGACCCTAACTTAACTCGGTAAACTGTTTGTTACTCTTCTTTGGGTGAAGTAACTAGTGTTGCAGCCAATGATGAAATTGAAATAACTTTAAACAGTGTTTTCTTGTTGTTTTCAATGTAGTGGAGGTGTATTATTATTTTGATTAATGTCAGAAACATATTAAATGCTCGTAAAGGCATCTCTAACTTCATTTTATTTTACACTATAAAATAGAGTTTACAGTAAAAATATTTCGATTGTATTCTATTTTTCACTCTATAATATAATAAAAAATGGGTTTATTCTATATATAGAATATTTTTTTTTTTGTTCATAATTTTTTTTTTCACTCTAAAATAGAGTACCATTGAAGTATATCACAATTTTATTATAAAATTACTCTATTTTATAGTAAAAATAGGATGAACCATTAGCGATGGTTCAAGTGATAACTCCCTAAACCTTCCGTCTATTCTTGCTACTAAGTACCAACAAAAAGTCTAAAATATCTTACAAGAAAATTCTCCTTCCATTTTTTAATGTTACGTTTAAAGAAAATTTTGATGTTTCAATAAGTTATTTTCATTTTTCTACATAACTTTTAACTTTATTAAAAACTGTATAGACAATAGTATTTTGTTTTTTATTTTGTAATTGATTAGATAGTTTTAATTTATAAATGATATGTTAAAATAAAAACTAAATTTCTTAATTGTTGTGCATATGTATAAAACATCATACATTTTGAAAACGAGGAAGTGTCATATTTGCACTTTTAATCATTGATATACATAATTTGTTAAATGAATATATTAGTTGGCTAACAAAATAATTTTCCCCAGGATACACCATATATTTGAGCTCTATTTTTTTAACTGAGATTGATCTCTGTAATTTATAATTTAGATCTAATTTCAGAGAAAGAAAAACGTTAAAGATTATTTTCATCATTTTGAGAGCACAAAAAAAAATTATAAGGCTTTTTTTAACACCAAAAAATTACAAGGCTATTATTTGAAACAATGGATTGGGTGAGTGGACTTTAATTTTTCCATAAATGGAATGGCCCTTATCTATCCACCAACATAAAAAATTTATAAAGAAAACATTATAAAGATATCAAATGTGTTTTCCAACAAAAAGAAAAATCAACTTAGCACAAATATTATGTCCATCGGTCTCCCAACAACTTTGGAACCCATCGTTTTCAATAATAATAAATCAAAAACCACAACAACCCATAGTTTCTGTGAAAGCACTGTAGCCTAATGGTTAAAGTTTAAATGCTTCTATACCCAAGTCTGGAGTTCGAATCCCACACTATGCAATTTCTTGCAGATTACAGGAAATTCAGGTTTCAAGTCCCGGAGAGAACGGTTTATTAAACAATTATGCAAATTACAGAAGAAATGCTTATAAGGGATCTTCAACATGGTGCAAGTAAATCTGGTCAGGTGTGGATCTTCGTAGGACGGCTCAGGTGATGCAGTTAGGCGTAGGTCCTCGTAAGACATGTAATATTGTCGGTTGTCGAATCATCTATGTAACATTTCTCATATCGTAATATAATATCATAATAAATCAGCGTTACAAAAAAAAAAATACAAATACTTTGAAGATGATAATTTTTTTTTTTGAAAAATATTTATGATAAAATTTCCTAGTAAATTGATCATAGCAAGTAACAAGTTTTAAGTTATTAACTTCCAAATTTTATGTAAAAGACTTGCTAATTATTATTTATTAGTAATAAATAGCCATTTATTATTGTTGGGACCAAATCGTCCCGAGCCATTATTGTTTTTGGTTAAATTTTTTTTTTTGACAAAACGCTTTCAAATTTAAGAACTTAAATGTTTACAAGATAAGACTATCTATTTATAGATAGATAAGCTTGCATAATAAACTTCATGATAATTGACATCTCTAACCTATGAAGCTACTTTGTATTAGAGTGTATATAGTTACAGTTGGTTTGGTTAGTTAGAACCGGTTTATACCGGATAGATTATCGTTGTATATAATCACTTGTACACCTTCATTTTACACTTAACAGAAATAATATTCACTTTCACATCTCTTAAGCTCATCGTCTTCATCACGAGTGCTCTGTTTCTGTTCAACTTCAATTCCTCTAATACTTAGGTAGAAATGAGTTTTTTGGTTAAGTTTGGTTCATAATCTAGTTGATGTTGCTTGTGCTTTATGCCAATCGGCTTATTCGCCAACAATTAGAGCTGAAGATTGTGTATTAGCCAAACTTGACAAAGAAACTAATGAGTTCTTAACTTCGGCAACTATTAGCATTTCAAATGTGACTCAATTTCACTTTCAAAAAGGTCTGTTTTTTTTTACAGAAAGAGTTAAAAATAAGGAAACAAAGAACATATGTTTTTTCTCCTAAAAACAAATCACATTACGCATGATGTTTTTGATTTTCCCAGGGTCTACAATCATACAAGTCGTTGGACTAATTATTAGCGAAATATATCTATAGATTTATTTAATAATGTTTATTTGACTTGCATTGACAATTTGACATTATCTTGGCTGAATAAGACCATAAAAAGAAGTGGCAACTATTGAGCAACGTAACACATACCTTAGTCGTGCTCCCAGGTTTTGAACGTTGTGATATAAAATATGCACCTCAAATATTATGGCCTTCTTGGTGAGTTGGTTCATAGATATTTCTGTAGCATCCGGATGTTCTTTTTATTTTTGCTAAAAACGTTAATATTGAGTTGGTTCATAGATATTTCTGTAGCACGCATATTGATGAAAGTGTAAGATTATACAAATCTTGTAAGAGAATCACCATGGCAAAAAAAAGGAAAAACATAGTGGAACTAGAAATTAAAGACCAAAGAGGATCTTTATCTGAGCCACAGAGAGATATAAGAGAGATAAAATGCTTTCGCCTCCTCCTTGCCGTCATGATGGTCCAGATGTTCTTCCAGCAAAATTTAACTTTCTTAAAACGTCACCTACTGTTAAGGATATATTTAGATCCGGAGTTAATATCCCTGCTTCTTTCCCATTCCAGCTCCATTCACCATTCATACTTCGAGCAAGTTCAGCCCATCCCACAATCTTTGCCACGTAGCTCTTATTATAAGCATGTTCATGGTTGTAATAAAATCATATCAAAACCTACCACCAACCTAATTCTTGGAAAATATTTTGTTATTCATCCAATTCTCATATTTTAGTTTTACAATCGAACATAGATTAACCAAAACGAGTAACAGCTACAATTTTAGTAGAATGATTCAACATTTGCTAGCTAGAATTGTTTGATAAACACAATCACATATGTTTCAAACTTTGTATGATTTCGTTTTCCTGTTATTAACCCTAATTCTAAATTCTTTGTATGAGATATTTGATATTTCTAGCGAAAAGAATGCGAACTTAGCGAAAAAGGTGCAAATAAAATTAAATAGAATTTAAGTCGGCAGATCAAGACGGCTACAATAATTTATGACCAGAACCTACCACACTTTATAATGGCCATAAAAGCTTCAGAGTCCATACTCTATAAATACATCACCGTGTCTTAAAAGATAAACCACATTGTCTTGTCTTGTCTTGTCTTGCAAATTACAAAACGAAAGGTTACTAGAGATTTTAGTTAACAAGACATCACAACGCAAATCATATCCAAGCATCTTCATATCATCATGATAACAGTAGCTATCGCCGCTGAGTTGCTTGAAGAATACACGTTGGCGCTCGCTCGCATCACTGCAACACTCCTCCCTCAACCACCGACAAGTCGCCATCGAAGCGTCCGAGCTCCCACTAGCGGCGGCCGAGCCGATTCTCCCTTGCCTCGTAGCGACATCTCATCGTCTTGCGCTCCAAACTACGCCGCTTTTCTCTTAAATTTCTGAGTTTTTTTGGTTGTAGATTTTCGGATGTTCTTCTTATTTGCTGTTATTTCGAATCATGTATGCTTATGTTATGAAATTTGAACTTTCTATTTATTTTATGAGTTTATGTTTTTCACTCTAGAAAAACTGAAAAATGTAAATTTTATCGAGAGTTAAAAAAAAAATCATGTATCATTAACGGTATAGATAACGAAAAGAATATTGTAGATAGGTATAAGGATTTATTGAAAAGCGTATAAAATAAAATGTAAGGTCAATACTTGAGTTAATCATTTTCTTTTTGTAATTTTGCATGTTTTCAGATAAATTTTTTATTGTTAGATAATTGACATCATCTAGCGTCATAGGAAGTGTGTAAATCAAAATTAAATAGTGTGTACGACGTTCAATGAACTTCGTCACGCAAACTCACCATAATTATTCTGATGATGAGAGATTAACTAACAGCGACCAAATGAAAAAGTATAATAATTGCATGTTTTAGGACCTTATTGATTGATTATAGACTAATTATAAGGACGACCAATAAAGCAGTTGAGATTTCCGTAAACAGTAGATAACCATAAAAAAATACATAAAACATGCTTACTTGAAAGTCCCAAGTAAATTTTAAATAAATTCAGTTTTTTATTTTATTTTGATAAATTTATAAAGAAATTATCAAATATTTATTTGTGTGCATGCTTAATATGCTTATAAGCATTATATAGACGCAGTACATTGGATAATGGGCTAAGGCCATGATAACATAATCAAAATACCATCCAGGCAAGCCAGGATTACACAATGACATGAGAATGAGAAGTCAACATATGCATACATTGCACAGAGCTTTAATTCACTTATTACACCAAAAAACTCGAATTCACTTTGTAAGTTACGTTACTAAATCACAAAACCCTTTCCATTTTGGCCTAATCTCAATCCCTTGAACGATGATTCTGCCTTTCAAACCACCTTGTCTCGTCGTCTCCAAGACGCTCATTTCGAGCTCCTCCTCGTCAAAACAGACGTACTCACCAAGTTCAATCTCCAAGCACCCATCTCCTTGCACTCGTTACAAAGATCGGTTTAGTTAACTATGAAGGAACATGTGCATTCGTCACAAGTAGAGCAACAAAAGACACCATGAAAATGTTAAATTTCGCCATTGTTTATGATATATACGAATTTAGTGTTTAATTTAACTTAAGTGGAACATTAAAAACAACTCTCAAATCTATGATATCCTTTGAATCAAAGATGCTAAATCAATTTATAGATATGAGCAATAGAAAGAAAACGTTTACTATAGTTCAATTGTTTTCTTGACAGTTTTATTTTTTAGTAACTAGTGTTTTTTTCTGAAAAAGGGCATATTAACTAGTGTTAAGTCACATTTATCTTGATGAAATAATTGCTTACATATATACTATATATTTAATTTTGGACACAAGGTAACAAAATAGTTGTAATCAAGACATTTATCAATCTAGCTAGAATAGATTGATAGAATAGAACTGATAAATGGTTACTATTATTGTTAATCATTTCTTAAATGAAAAATGGATACGTAGTATACACTTAAACACTTATTGTAGTACTCTGCGTTACTGCGTAAACACAAAGATCTCGAGGCAATTAACTAGTCGTTTAGAAAGTTTTCGAGGCAATGTTCTTGGTCCAGATTCCTACTCCAAAACTTCTTGTAGTACTCTGCATAAGTGTAGTCTCTGTAGATTGGCTTGGCCTCTTCCTCCTTGGCTTCCCACAGGGGCTTTGCCGGGCTTATGACAGCACCGTTATCAGGACACATAAATGATGCGATCGATAGTCTCGGGTTTTCAGTGTTTGTCACTGCTCGATGCCAAACACTTTTGTATACTCCGTTACTCAATGCCTGAAATTAAATATGTTAAGCAAGTTTAGCCCGACCGTTCTCCCAGATTTGTCTCCCTAAATTTAACGTTTAAAATCTGAAGTCCAAAGCTATGGCTTCCTTTAACCTATACTCTTGACCAGACCTACATTCAATATTTTAATTTATAGACTAGCATATAAATATTTTGATAGATATTATTAAGAGAATTACTCTATATGATAGCATTAAAAAAAATTTATTCACAAAATTAACACTCAAGAGTCAAAATAACCAAAATAAGTTTCATTATATAGGTAAAATATATTTATACCGCTAGAGTTAACTACTCTAGACTTAAATTTAGATTTTTTGGGAATAGTGAGTTTAAGGACTCAAATTTAGAATTTAACATTTAGGGTATAAAATTTAAAATAATAATTTAAAAATATTTCCGGACAAAAAGGTTTTGGAAAAATAGAAATTGAAAATAAAAGAAATTAAAAATCAGAAAAAGTTTCAAATATGTTTTTGAAAAAAAAATGATTTTTCTAATTTTTTAATATTTATTTATTTATATATAAAGAGTAGAAGAACAAAGTTTTTTACCCTTTTAATAACATTTATTTTTGTCAATTTTCTTTTTGCGTTCTTTTGATCATAAAAATATTTTTAAGTCTACTTGAGAGATTTGTCCTATTACTAATCTCTGATCAACTTACCTGCAACTGGTCACCAATGTTGATGACAAAAGCATCAGGACGAGGATTAACAGCAAACCAGTGACCGTCGATCAAGATCTGGAGACCGCAAACGGTAGCATCTTGGAGAAGAA
This genomic interval from Brassica oleracea var. oleracea cultivar TO1000 chromosome C2, BOL, whole genome shotgun sequence contains the following:
- the LOC106327259 gene encoding uncharacterized protein LOC106327259, whose translation is MITVAIAAELLEEYTLALARITATLLPQPPTSRHRSVRAPTSGGRADSPLPRSDISSSCAPNYAAFLLNF